From the Carya illinoinensis cultivar Pawnee chromosome 4, C.illinoinensisPawnee_v1, whole genome shotgun sequence genome, one window contains:
- the LOC122306457 gene encoding uncharacterized protein LOC122306457 has protein sequence MAKLKWKMEGDRNTKFFHVCLASKRNKKIQEMRTLNGVEYSSPEDIHQGAVNYFSGFLQNTNQSRELPDLSYLISQVIDEADGTCICHIPSLDEVHEALSSIPINSSPGSDGFGAGFFKSCLEVVKMDVLSAISEFFISKSLLRFYSASFIVLISKMDAPSGFDKFRPISLCSVFYKICSKIIVNRLMVFFPR, from the coding sequence ATGGCTAAGCTTAAGTGGAAAATGGAAGGAGACCGTAATACTAAATTTTTCCATGTATGTTTAGCTAGCAAAAGGAATAAGAAAATTCAAGAGATGAGAACTTTGAATGGGGTAGAGTATTCCTCTCCGGAAGACATTCATCAAGGTGCCGttaattatttttctggttttcttCAAAATACCAATCAGTCAAGAGAGCTTCCAGATTTATCTTACTTAATCTCTCAGGTTATTGATGAAGCGGATGGTACTTGTATCTGTCACATTCCTTCTCTGGATGAAGTTCATGAAGCCCTTTCTTCTATTCCTATAAATAGTTCACCAGGGTCAGATGGTTTTGGTGCGGGTTTCTTTAAAAGTTGCTTGGAGGTGGTGAAGATGGATGTCTTGTCTGctatttcagaattttttatCTCTAAATCTCTTCTGAGGTTTTATTCGGCTTCTTTTATTGTGCTTATTTCGAAGATGGATGCGCCTTCGGGGTTCGACAAATTTAGGCCGATTAGTCTTTGTTCGGTTTTCTATAAAATTTGCTCCAAAATAATTGTTAATCGTCTTATGGTCTTCTTCCCAAGATGA